Proteins from a genomic interval of Dasania marina DSM 21967:
- a CDS encoding ExeA family protein produces the protein MYNEYFGLKEQPFGLTPNTSYFFNVRAYREAFNMLRVALSNGEGFIKVVGEVGTGKTLLCRKLLNSLGDDYYSAYIPNPFLNPAALYKALAEELGVKCKTRDGINEFQKAINERLIELVAEGKRVVLIIDEAQTMPEKTLEALRLISNLETETSKLIHIVLFGQPELDRLLALHELRQLKQRITFSCQLTPMDTDGVGSYIQHRLNTAGYHGEQLFHSSAVVLVAKASRGVPRLINMLCHKSLMCAYGKGVKQIERRHVLAAINDTEDAVLPNVLMRWFWSVCS, from the coding sequence ATGTATAACGAATACTTTGGGTTAAAAGAACAGCCATTTGGTTTAACACCCAATACCTCGTACTTTTTTAATGTCAGGGCCTATCGCGAAGCCTTTAATATGTTGCGCGTAGCGCTAAGTAATGGCGAGGGTTTTATTAAGGTAGTTGGTGAGGTTGGTACCGGTAAAACCTTATTATGTCGTAAGTTATTAAACAGTTTAGGCGATGACTATTACAGCGCTTACATCCCCAATCCATTTTTAAACCCCGCGGCTTTATATAAGGCCCTGGCGGAAGAGTTGGGGGTGAAATGTAAAACCCGCGATGGCATCAATGAATTTCAAAAAGCGATTAATGAACGTTTAATTGAGTTAGTGGCTGAAGGTAAGCGGGTAGTGTTGATAATTGATGAAGCGCAAACCATGCCCGAAAAAACCTTAGAGGCGCTGCGTTTAATTTCCAACTTAGAAACCGAAACCAGTAAATTAATCCATATCGTTTTATTTGGCCAGCCTGAGTTAGATAGATTGCTAGCCTTGCACGAATTGCGGCAATTAAAACAGCGCATCACTTTTTCCTGTCAATTGACGCCCATGGATACCGATGGTGTGGGCAGCTATATACAGCATCGATTAAACACCGCTGGCTATCATGGTGAGCAATTGTTTCACAGTAGTGCTGTGGTTTTGGTTGCTAAGGCCAGCAGAGGGGTGCCTAGGCTGATTAATATGTTGTGCCATAAATCTTTAATGTGCGCCTATGGTAAAGGGGTAAAACAAATCGAGAGGCGGCATGTGTTGGCGGCAATTAATGATACCGAGGATGCGGTATTACCTAATGTATTGATGCGTTGGTTTTGGAGTGTGTGCTCGTGA
- the mshL gene encoding pilus (MSHA type) biogenesis protein MshL, with translation METRDASTVDNARQILTDAAQPKATAGEPPAAISDALLPSVGSQLSAASNEEERFEIYVDDVDARSFFMGLVKDTSYNMVVHPGVTGTISLELRNVSVEEVMDVVREVYGYPYKKRGNLYQVLPDGLQSEMFKIDYLSLKRRGLSETKVSAGQVTSAGSSNSGGNNNSNSSSKKNNSGGGRNGGATSVGTLIETTTESDFWGELRRTLGMLIGSGDGRSVVVTPQAGVIVVKADAGELEVVREYLRSTELIMRRQVVLEAKILEVQLSDGYQSGINWTALADPGSNNSLAFGLSGSSPATAAGGVFGLAFDTGDFFGVIQLLETQGNVQVLSSPRISTVNNQQAVIKVGRDEFFVTQVSNTTTTSSGGTTSSPEVELTPFFSGIALDVTPQISGDNEIILHIHPSISEVSDQVKIVSLGDSVLELPLALSTIRETDSIVYARSGDVVVLGGLMQDTAVEDNSGMPGLSDIPLLGHLFTQERNKTVKSELVILLKPVIVGADGMTESLNESARRFDQFRDAMEPMYFGRQ, from the coding sequence ATGGAAACTCGGGATGCCAGTACGGTTGATAATGCAAGGCAAATTCTCACTGATGCAGCGCAGCCTAAAGCTACCGCTGGCGAGCCGCCAGCGGCGATTAGCGATGCCCTATTGCCCAGCGTGGGCTCGCAGTTGAGCGCCGCGAGTAATGAAGAAGAGCGCTTTGAGATTTATGTCGATGATGTTGATGCGCGCAGCTTTTTTATGGGGCTGGTAAAAGATACGTCTTACAATATGGTGGTGCACCCAGGCGTTACCGGCACTATTAGCTTGGAATTACGCAATGTCAGCGTAGAAGAGGTGATGGACGTGGTGCGTGAAGTTTACGGCTATCCCTATAAAAAGCGTGGCAATCTGTATCAGGTGTTACCCGATGGCCTGCAGTCAGAAATGTTTAAAATTGATTACTTAAGTTTGAAACGTCGCGGCCTTTCCGAAACCAAAGTTAGTGCCGGTCAGGTGACTAGTGCCGGTAGCAGCAATAGTGGCGGCAACAATAATAGCAACAGCTCCAGCAAAAAGAATAATAGCGGGGGCGGCCGCAATGGTGGTGCTACCTCTGTCGGCACTTTAATAGAAACTACTACCGAGTCAGATTTTTGGGGGGAGCTAAGGCGAACTCTAGGCATGTTAATTGGTAGCGGTGATGGCCGCAGTGTGGTGGTGACACCGCAAGCGGGTGTGATTGTAGTCAAAGCCGATGCCGGTGAATTAGAGGTGGTGCGAGAATATTTACGCAGCACCGAATTAATCATGCGCAGGCAGGTGGTGTTAGAGGCAAAAATTTTAGAAGTGCAATTATCCGATGGCTATCAAAGCGGCATTAACTGGACCGCCTTGGCTGACCCCGGCAGCAATAATAGCTTAGCCTTTGGCCTTAGTGGCTCGTCACCTGCCACGGCTGCCGGTGGCGTATTTGGCTTGGCTTTTGATACTGGCGACTTCTTCGGGGTAATTCAATTACTGGAAACCCAGGGCAATGTGCAGGTGTTATCCAGTCCAAGAATATCAACGGTTAATAATCAGCAGGCGGTGATTAAAGTGGGCCGGGATGAGTTTTTTGTCACCCAGGTGTCTAATACTACAACGACCTCTTCCGGCGGGACTACTAGTAGCCCCGAAGTGGAATTGACGCCGTTCTTCTCAGGCATAGCCTTAGATGTTACCCCGCAAATCAGTGGGGATAATGAAATTATTCTGCATATACACCCGTCAATTAGCGAAGTATCTGATCAAGTTAAGATAGTGAGTTTAGGTGACTCAGTGTTGGAGTTACCTTTAGCGCTAAGCACCATACGTGAAACTGATAGCATCGTGTATGCTCGCAGCGGTGATGTGGTGGTGTTGGGCGGCCTGATGCAAGACACTGCGGTAGAAGATAACTCCGGTATGCCGGGTTTATCGGATATCCCTTTACTAGGGCATTTATTTACCCAAGAGCGCAATAAAACCGTTAAAAGCGAATTGGTGATTTTGCTTAAGCCCGTTATCGTCGGTGCCGATGGTATGACGGAGTCGCTGAATGAATCAGCGCGACGCTTCGACCAGTTTCGCGATGCCATGGAGCCCATGTACTTTGGGCGACAATAG